The following are encoded together in the Chanodichthys erythropterus isolate Z2021 chromosome 16, ASM2448905v1, whole genome shotgun sequence genome:
- the LOC137002337 gene encoding NLR family CARD domain-containing protein 3-like isoform X2: MSLSEKHSVRSDSHVSSSVSLKSDDSKKGDLPNFSGETPSSDKSVRSDSHVSSSVSLKSDNSKGVLPPGFSERKSDKRLQYETLDSDVQTHRKHESFKDLWIFQDLESKIITFLKEELEKFEKILQNENTQYFVKDFNENKCSIKAAALDLTLHYLREMKQDEAADALEDELLFIHQLKCGLKKKYQCVFEGIAKQGDSTLLNNIYTDLYITQGGSEQVNTEHEVRQIEVASRCHESEEIQIECRNLFEAPEQEEEIRTVLTNGVAGIGKSVSVQKFVLDWAEGKENQDIRFIFPLPFREMNLKEKEKLSLMDLITQFFPETKGLNLTRRKQFKVLFILDGLDECRLPLKFDRNETWCDVSSPASLDVLLTNLMKGNLLPSALIWITTRPAAASKIPPDCIDRLTEIRGFNDAQKEEYFKKRFTDQNQANTIIDHVKQSKSLFIMCHIPVFCWISATVLQNILEEKRNNDVKISQADEISKTPQESNTEDTPKTLTQMYTHFLRFQIQQSRRKYDEEYTADVSWDKDSILSLGKLAFHQLERNNVIFYDTDLEACGIDVYKASVYSGMCTQIFKEETGITLGTMYCFV; the protein is encoded by the exons ATGAGTCTCTCAGAGAAACACAG TGTGAGATCAGACTCACATGTGTCCAGCTCTGTGTCTCTGAAGAGTGATGACTCAAAAAAAGGTGATCTACCAAACTTCAGTGGGGAAACACCATCATCTGATAAAAg TGTAAGATCAGACTCACATGTGTCCAGCTCTGTGTCTCTGAAGAGTGACAATTCAAAAGGTGTATTACCACCAGGGTTCAGTGAGAGAAAATCTGATAAAAG GCTTCAGTATGAGACATTAGACTCAGACGTTCAGACTCACAGGAAACACGAGAGTTTCAAAGATCTGTGGATCTTCCAG GATCTCGAGAGCAAAATAATCACATTTCTGAAGGAAGAGCTGGAAAAGTTTgagaaaatattacaaaatgagAACACACAATACTTTGTGAAGGACTTTAATGAGAATAAATGCAGTATCAAAGCAGCAGCTCTTGATCTCACACTACATTACCTGAGAGAGATGAAGCAAGATGAAGCTGCTGATGCTCTAGAAG ATGAGCTGCTCTTCATTCATCAGCTCAAATGTGGCCTAAAGAAGAAGTATCAATGTGTGTTTGAAGGAATTGCGAAGCAAGGTGACTCCACACTTCTGAATAACATCTACACAGATCTCTATATCACTCAGGGTGGCAGTGAACAGGTCAATACTGAACATGAGGTCAGACAGATTGAAGTGGCTTCCAGATGTCATGAATCTGAAGAGATACAGATTGAATGCAGAAATTTGTTTGAAGCTCCTGAACAAGAAGAGGAGATCCGAACTGTACTGACAAACGGAGTCGCTGGCATTGGAAAATCAGTCTCTGTGCAAAAATTTGTTCTGGACTGGGCTGAAGGAAAAGAAAATCAAGATATCAGATTCATATTTCCTCTTCCATTCAGAGAGATGAACTTAAAGGAGAAAGAAAAACTAAGTTTGATGGACCTTATAACTCAGTTTTTCCCAGAGACAAAAGGACTGAACCTTACAAGAAGGAAACAATTCAAAGTCCTGTTCATCCTTGATGGATTGGACGAATGTCGCCTTCCTCTGAAGTTTGATCGTAATGAGACGTGGTGTGATGTATCGTCACCAGCCTCTCTGGATGTTCTCCTAACGAACCTCATGAAGGGAAATCTGCTTCCttctgctctcatctggatcaccACCAGACCAGCAGCTGCCAGTAAGATTCCTCCTGACTGTATCGACCGGCTGACAGAGATACGAGGATTCAATGATGCACAAAAGGAAGAGTACTTCAAGAAAAGATTCACGGATCAGAATCAGGCCAACACAATCATTGATCATGTTAAACAATCAAAGAGTCTCTTTATCATGTGCCACATCCCAGTCTTCTGCTGGATTTCAGCCACTGTTCTCCAGAACATTCTGGAGGAGAAAAGAAATAATGATGTGAAAATCAGTCAGGCTGATGAGATCTCTAAAACACCACAGGAATCAAATACTGAAGACACACCAAAGACTCTGACACAAATGTACACACACTTTCTCCGCTTTCAGATCCAGCAGAGCCGCCGAAAGTATGATGAagaatacacagcagatgtttCCTGGGATAAAGACTCCATCCTTTCACTGGGGAAACTGGCATTTCATCAGCTGGAAAGAAACAATGTGATCTTCTATGACACAGACCTGGAAGCCTGTGGTATTGACGTCTATAAGGCATCAGTGTACTCAGGCATGTGTACCCAGATCTTTAAGGAGGAAACAGGGATCACTCTTGGTACCATGTACTGCTTTGTGTGA
- the LOC137002337 gene encoding NLR family CARD domain-containing protein 3-like isoform X1, with translation MSWPPRSLESLQYIGSLASRWTSSLVSPSPLVIGGSSDHRPMGPPSCAAAMGRSLSCGLSARNICLCSRLHPGSLHHHLHSGFLVTASSRVRSDSHVSSSVSLKSDNSKGVLPPGFSERKSDKRLQYETLDSDVQTHRKHESFKDLWIFQDLESKIITFLKEELEKFEKILQNENTQYFVKDFNENKCSIKAAALDLTLHYLREMKQDEAADALEDELLFIHQLKCGLKKKYQCVFEGIAKQGDSTLLNNIYTDLYITQGGSEQVNTEHEVRQIEVASRCHESEEIQIECRNLFEAPEQEEEIRTVLTNGVAGIGKSVSVQKFVLDWAEGKENQDIRFIFPLPFREMNLKEKEKLSLMDLITQFFPETKGLNLTRRKQFKVLFILDGLDECRLPLKFDRNETWCDVSSPASLDVLLTNLMKGNLLPSALIWITTRPAAASKIPPDCIDRLTEIRGFNDAQKEEYFKKRFTDQNQANTIIDHVKQSKSLFIMCHIPVFCWISATVLQNILEEKRNNDVKISQADEISKTPQESNTEDTPKTLTQMYTHFLRFQIQQSRRKYDEEYTADVSWDKDSILSLGKLAFHQLERNNVIFYDTDLEACGIDVYKASVYSGMCTQIFKEETGITLGTMYCFV, from the exons ATGTCGTGGCCTCCTAGATCTTTGGAGTCCCTCCAATACATCGGCTCTCTGGCTTCGCGGTGGACTTCATCATTGGTGTCTCCATCGCCTCTGGTCATTGGTGGCTCCAGTGATCATCGCCCCATGGGTCCTCCCTCCTGCGCCGCCGCCATGGGACGCAGTCTCAGCTGTGGCCTGTCAGCTCGCAACATCTGCCTCTGCTCAAGGCTCCACCCTGGATCACTCCACCATCATCTTCACTCTGGATTTTTGGTTACTGCCTCCTCCCG TGTAAGATCAGACTCACATGTGTCCAGCTCTGTGTCTCTGAAGAGTGACAATTCAAAAGGTGTATTACCACCAGGGTTCAGTGAGAGAAAATCTGATAAAAG GCTTCAGTATGAGACATTAGACTCAGACGTTCAGACTCACAGGAAACACGAGAGTTTCAAAGATCTGTGGATCTTCCAG GATCTCGAGAGCAAAATAATCACATTTCTGAAGGAAGAGCTGGAAAAGTTTgagaaaatattacaaaatgagAACACACAATACTTTGTGAAGGACTTTAATGAGAATAAATGCAGTATCAAAGCAGCAGCTCTTGATCTCACACTACATTACCTGAGAGAGATGAAGCAAGATGAAGCTGCTGATGCTCTAGAAG ATGAGCTGCTCTTCATTCATCAGCTCAAATGTGGCCTAAAGAAGAAGTATCAATGTGTGTTTGAAGGAATTGCGAAGCAAGGTGACTCCACACTTCTGAATAACATCTACACAGATCTCTATATCACTCAGGGTGGCAGTGAACAGGTCAATACTGAACATGAGGTCAGACAGATTGAAGTGGCTTCCAGATGTCATGAATCTGAAGAGATACAGATTGAATGCAGAAATTTGTTTGAAGCTCCTGAACAAGAAGAGGAGATCCGAACTGTACTGACAAACGGAGTCGCTGGCATTGGAAAATCAGTCTCTGTGCAAAAATTTGTTCTGGACTGGGCTGAAGGAAAAGAAAATCAAGATATCAGATTCATATTTCCTCTTCCATTCAGAGAGATGAACTTAAAGGAGAAAGAAAAACTAAGTTTGATGGACCTTATAACTCAGTTTTTCCCAGAGACAAAAGGACTGAACCTTACAAGAAGGAAACAATTCAAAGTCCTGTTCATCCTTGATGGATTGGACGAATGTCGCCTTCCTCTGAAGTTTGATCGTAATGAGACGTGGTGTGATGTATCGTCACCAGCCTCTCTGGATGTTCTCCTAACGAACCTCATGAAGGGAAATCTGCTTCCttctgctctcatctggatcaccACCAGACCAGCAGCTGCCAGTAAGATTCCTCCTGACTGTATCGACCGGCTGACAGAGATACGAGGATTCAATGATGCACAAAAGGAAGAGTACTTCAAGAAAAGATTCACGGATCAGAATCAGGCCAACACAATCATTGATCATGTTAAACAATCAAAGAGTCTCTTTATCATGTGCCACATCCCAGTCTTCTGCTGGATTTCAGCCACTGTTCTCCAGAACATTCTGGAGGAGAAAAGAAATAATGATGTGAAAATCAGTCAGGCTGATGAGATCTCTAAAACACCACAGGAATCAAATACTGAAGACACACCAAAGACTCTGACACAAATGTACACACACTTTCTCCGCTTTCAGATCCAGCAGAGCCGCCGAAAGTATGATGAagaatacacagcagatgtttCCTGGGATAAAGACTCCATCCTTTCACTGGGGAAACTGGCATTTCATCAGCTGGAAAGAAACAATGTGATCTTCTATGACACAGACCTGGAAGCCTGTGGTATTGACGTCTATAAGGCATCAGTGTACTCAGGCATGTGTACCCAGATCTTTAAGGAGGAAACAGGGATCACTCTTGGTACCATGTACTGCTTTGTGTGA